Proteins encoded together in one Xenopus laevis strain J_2021 chromosome 6L, Xenopus_laevis_v10.1, whole genome shotgun sequence window:
- the LOC121394577 gene encoding uncharacterized protein LOC121394577 codes for MSVYSDSMPLLEGEALNSERYSLQQKVLELRETLKSEKDPEEIERINCDIKKYLSKIENLEADLRESKAVSEQRSQLRQSSHERRKFNQMYIKWKTHTNEVRMKLKQECAEDELSNMMDAVEKHELDMKTIYDELRSYTAPSQDIKRKIDTCTAITADLLGLMRIRSIETDFDVETERTRLLELYKRDYAKSVYGSTVSRVASSSKHSSHSSKCTSTSAKRVEASAQLAAKRAEIEMEAVIEAQRQQLKKLKNQRDIEVMEAKLRVYTEEEIKENGDRSRAVLPERTGPCPSILTEENKGKSKSVCSERTDPCPSIPTSHHSDQGNVAAIAQAIHETMVLTRLPTPEPTVFSGDPLKFIEWSTSFEALIARRCSNPADKLFYLQNYVSGEAKRALEGSFYRKDEEAYKQAWEKLNARYGHPFVVQRAFRERLNSWPKISSKEYVRLREYGDFLQACSNAIPHIKGLQVLNDCEENQKMLLKLPDWVTSRWNRHVTKQLDQGKDYPSFEEFSSFVNLEARIACNPVSSLHILKPLEGKPTREIKRAKATSFAVDTMTKDHDTNESKPKVIDVPNREKVQTESHTPLQCMFCGENHYIYKCQQMKERSVEEKKRFILDNQLCFGCLRKGHSAKDCKRRATCGICKGRHPTPLHEDRPKRDKASTLSTLIEGEIISTPSCCMVKSESKNTSMIIPVCISSPGTESKEVLAYALLDTQSSNTFIDQEVCEKLQVAMEPVKLKLSTIMGKDSLEDSQRVTGLKVKGLCSDVTIDLPPVYTRDFIPLDREHIPTCETAQEWKHLSVISHKIPPLKEYRVGLLIGYDCSKALMPRQIITGGDDEPYAIKTDLGWSIVGGPQQAASSRQVTGLCNRISVKMSLTPSPATVIKILESDFADTSSKEKSISQEDITFLHILEGGIQLNQQGHLEMPLPFKKRPDLPYNKNLALVRLRRLERKLGREPKFKSDYFKFMEGIIQDGDAERADHQPDLGKVWYIPHQGVYHSKKPDKIRVVFDCSARYDGVALNDYLLTGPDLTNMLSGVLGRFRKYPIAVMCDIEKMFHRFHVKEEDRDFLRPRWESWIKDLQDLQGVRILRCFAPYNFGKYERIELHHFSDASSYGYGQCSYIRVIRDEKVHCSLVMAKTRVAPTNVLTIPRLELAAAVVSASVSKFLRDELEFKVDEEYFWTDSQVVLGYINNEARRFHVFVANRVQRIREITDPDRWYYIESERNPADHASRGLKVSEMKDSNWFTGPKFLWEREIVSNKDCLELSMCDPEVKVIQVLTLRQKWHTPRRNVQINDIVIVKEEDIPRNRWRIAKVLEVQKDNDGLVRRVKLQMGDSKLSKKGERLTTPLILERPIQKLVVLIENNKEHSPMHNKKEEVKSP; via the coding sequence ATGTCTGTTTATAGTGATTCAATGCCATTGTTAGAGGGTGAAGCGTTAAATAGTGAGAGATATTCCCTACAACAGAAGGTATTAGAGTTGAGGGAAACCTTAAAGTCAGAGAAAGATCCTGAAGAGATAGAAAGGATAAATTGTGACATAAAAAAGTACCTGTCTAAGATAGAGAATTTAGAAGCTGATCTTAGGGAGTCTAAAGCAGTCTCAGAACAGAGAAGTCAGTTGAGACAGTCATCTCATGAGAGAAGGAAATTCAACCAAATGTACATAAAATGGAAAACGCATACCAATGAGGTTCGCATGAAGCTAAAACAAGAGTGTGCAGAGGATGAATTATCCAACATGATGGATGCTGTAGAGAAGCATGAGTTAGATATGAAGACAATATATGATGAGCTAAGGTCATACACAGCACCCTCCCAGGACATTAAGAGGAAGATCGACACATGCACTGCAATAACAGCAGATTTATTAGGGCTTATGAGAATACGATCAATTGAAACCGACTTTGATGTAGAGACAGAGAGGACAAGGCTACTAGAGCTTTATAAAAGGGATTATGCAAAGTCTGTATATGGATCTACAGTTTCAAGAGTAGCATCTTCTAGCAAACATTCTAGCCACTCATCTAAGTGCACAAGTACCTCAGCCAAAAGAGTAGAAGCATCTGCACAACTTGCCGCTAAAAGAGCTGAGATTGAGATGGAAGCTGTTATCGAAGCACAACGTCAacaattaaaaaagttaaaaaaccaaaGAGACATCGAGGTCATGGAAGCTAAACTTAGAGTATATACTGaagaggaaataaaagaaaatggtgaTAGATCCAGAGCAGTACTTCCCGAGAGAACAGGTCCCTGTCCTTCTATCCTCACTGAGGAAAACAAAGGGAAATCTAAGTCAGTGTGTAGTGAGAGAACAGATCCCTGTCCTTCTATCCCCACTAGTCATCATAGTGACCAAGGAAATGTTGCAGCTATTGCCCAAGCAATACATGAGACAATGGTTCTTACAAGACTTCCAACTCCTGAACCAACTGTATTCTCAGGAGACCCATTGAAGTTCATAGAGTGGAGTACAAGCTTTGAAGCACTTATTGCACGTCGCTGCTCCAATCCAGCAGACAAGTTGTTCTACCTACAGAATTATGTTAGTGGAGAAGCAAAGAGGGCTCTTGAAGGTAGCTTCTACAGGAAGGATGAAGAAGCCTACAAACAAGCATGGGAGAAGCTAAATGCACGGTATGGCCATCCCTTTGTAGTACAACGAGCCTTTAGGGAAAGACTTAACAGTTGGCCAAAGATAAGCTCTAAAGAGTATGTTAGACTTAGAGAGTATGGTGACTTCCTGCAAGCATGTAGCAACGCCATTCCTCACATAAAGGGTTTGCAAGTACTGAATGACTGTGAAGAAAACCAGAAAATGTTACTTAAGCTGCCTGATTGGGTGACCTCAAGATGGAATCGTCATGTAACTAAACAGTTAGACCAAGGCAAGGACTATCCCAGTTTTGAAGAGTTCTCTTCATTTGTCAATTTAGAAGCACGTATAGCATGCAATCCAGTGTCATCCCTTCACATTCTGAAACCTTTGGAAGGAAAGCCAACGAGAGAGATAAAACGTGCAAAGGCAACTTCATTTGCAGTCGATACAATGACTAAAGACCATGATACCAATGAGAGTAAGCCTAAGGTCATTGATGTACCGAATAGAGAGAAAGTACAGACAGAGAGTCACACACCTCTTCAATGCATGTTCTGTGGAGAGAATCACTACATCTACAAATGTCAACAAATGAAGGAAAGGTCTGTAGAGGAGAAGAAAAGATTCATACTGGATAACCAACTCTGTTTTGGTTGCCTAAGAAAGGGACACAGTGCCAAGGACTGTAAAAGAAGAGCCACCTGTGGCATTTGTAAAGGACGTCACCCAACCCCATTACATGAAGATCGCCCAAAAAGGGATAAAGCTTCAACACTCAGTACTCTCATTGAGGGAGAAATCATATCCACACCATCTTGCTGTATGGTTAAAAGTGAGAGTAAGAATACGTCAATGATCATCCCAGTGTGTATCTCATCTCCAGGAACAGAAAGCAAGGAGGTACTTGCTTATGCATTACTAGACACACAAAGCAGTAACACATTTATCGATCAAGAAGTCTGTGAGAAATTGCAAGTGGCAATGGAGCCAGTGAAGCTTAAGCTCTCAACGATTATGGGAAAAGACTCATTGGAAGATAGTCAAAGAGTCACAGGACTAAAAGTCAAGGGACTTTGCTCAGATGTCACCATAGATCTACCTCCGGTCTATACAAGAGACTTCATACCCCTTGATCGTGAACACATACCTACCTGTGAAACAGCCCAAGAGTGGAAGCACCTATCAGTCATCTCTCATAAAATACCCCCTCTGAAGGAGTACCGTGTGGGGCTTCTGATAGGTTATGACTGTTCTAAAGCACTGATGCCACGACAAATAATAACAGGAGGTGATGATGAACCATATGCCATCAAAACTGATTTAGGATGGAGCATTGTTGGAGGACCACAACAGGCTGCAAGCTCAAGACAAGTAACCGGGTTATGTAATCGCATATCTGTCAAGATGTCACTAACCCCAAGTCCTGCTACAGTGATCAAGATTCTTGAGTCCGACTTTGCAGACACCAGCTCAAAAGAAAAGAGCATATCTCAAGAAGATATAACATTCCTACACATCTTGGAAGGAGGCATTCAGCTAAACCAACAAGGCCATCTAGAGATGCCCTTACCTTTCAAAAAACGCCCTGACCTTCCATACAATAAGAATCTTGCCTTAGTACGACTAAGACGTTTAGAGAGGAAGCTGGGAAGAGAGCCAAAGTTCAAAAGTGACTATTTCAAGTTTATGGAAGGCATCATACAAGACGGAGATGCAGAAAGAGCTGACCATCAACCAGACCTGGGGAAGGTTTGGTACATTCCACATCAAGGTGTCTATCACTCGAAGAAACCAGACAAGATAAGAGTGGTGTTTGATTGCTCAGCAAGGTATGATGGTGTTGCATTGAACGATTATCTGTTAACGGGACCAGACCTCACGAATATGCTATCTGGAGTTCTCGGTAGATTTCGGAAATACCCCATTGCTGTCATGTGTGACATTGAAAAGATGTTCCACAGGTTTCATGTGAAAGAGGAAGATAGAGATTTCCTGAGGCCAAGGTGGGAGAGTTGGATTAAGGATTTACAAGATCTGCAAGGAGTCAGAATACTAAGGTGCTTTGCACCCTACAACTTTGGAAAGTATGAGAGAATCGAACTGCATCACTTCTCAGACGCTAGTAGTTACGGTTATGGCCAATGTTCCTACATCAGGGTGATAAGAGATGAAAAGGTACATTGCTCCCTTGTCATGGCCAAGACCAGAGTTGCACCTACCAATGTTCTCACAATACCAAGACTGGAACTAGCAGCTGCTGTAGTTTCTGCTTCAGTGAGCAAGTTCCTGAGAGACGAATTAGAGTTCAAGGTAGATGAAGAGTACTTTTGGACAGACTCACAGGTGGTTCTAGgctacataaataatgaagctcGAAGATTCCATGTCTTTGTGGCAAACAGAGTTCAAAGAATTAGAGAAATCACTGATCCAGACCGGTGGTACTACATTGAGTCAGAAAGGAATCCAGCTGATCATGCTTCAAGAGGTCTTAAAGTTTCAGAAATGAAGGACTCAAATTGGTTTACAGGCCCAAAGTTCCTATGGGAAAGGGAAATAGTATCCAACAAAGATTGCCTAGAGCTATCAATGTGCGATCCTGAAGTGAAGGTCATTCAAGTCTTAACTCTCAGACAAAAATGGCATACTCCTAGGAGAAATGTTCAAATAAACGACATAGTGATCGTCAAAGAAGAGGACATACCCAGAAATCGATGGAGAATCGCTAAAGTTCTTGAAGTCCAGAAAGACAATGATGGATTGGTGAGAAGAGTGAAATTACAGATGGGAGATTCCAAATTAAGTAAGAAAGGAGAACGTCTCACCACTCCACTCATTCTAGAACGTCCTATCCAAAAATTGGTTGTTCTTATTGAGAATAATAAAGAACATTCTCCAATGCATAACAAGAAGGAAGAAGtaaaatccccttaa